GCGTTGGGCGACTCCCAGTGGAACCGGTCCGGGCTGAAGGCGAAGTCGCGGTACATCGTCGTCGGGGAGAAGTCGCGCTCGGTCTTGCGCAGGTTGACCAGCAGCGCGTCGGTCCCCGTCTCCGGCGCCCACGCCACCCCCTGCGCGTGGCCGTGCGCCTTGCGCGTCAGCGACGCCCAGCCGAGCGCGGCGAGGACCTCCTCGCGGCGGTAGTGCGCGTGGCTGAGCAGCGGGACGTGCAGCAGCCCCTCCCCCAGCGGCCGCGGGACGTGCCGGACGCGGTCGAACTGCATCTCCACCAGCTCCCGGATCTCCGCGCACACCGCGGGATGGCGGCGCAGGTGGGCGAGGCCGTCCTGGTAGGAGGCGTGGCCGCCGCGGTCGGGCCAGAGCAGGAAGAACAGCATCCGGGCCAGGCACTGCTCGCGGGCGGTCAGGTCGTCGTAGGCGGGGCCGTCCGGGTCGGCGAGCGCGGCGTAGACCTCGGCCCGCTCCCGGTCGTCGACGTGGGCGAACGCGACGGCCTTCTTCAGCAGCGCCACCTCGTCCGGCCCGGCGGGGAGGGTGGGCAGGCCCGCGTCGCGCCGCAGACCGGTCCAGGAACCCGACCGGTAGACGTCGACGAGCTCGCGCCCCGACTCCTCCAGGTAGCGGGCCAGCGCGAGGTCGCCGTGCGAGCGGACGTCCGCGACGAGGGCCCGGCGCGTGATCCGCAGCTGCTGGCGCACGTTGTCGAGCACGATCTTCTCGACGACCCGGTCCAGCACCAGCTGCGACCCGGACGGCAGGAACGGGAAGCCGCGCTCGATGTCGTCGACCAGCCCCTTGCGCGTGCTCCCGGTCAGCGCCCGGTAGCGGACGTCGAACCGGAACTCCTGACGGTGCCGGCCGATGAAGTCCAGCACGGTGAGCACCGCCTTGCCGCGCGCCCGGCGCAGGCCGCGCCCCAGCTGCTGCAGGAACACCGTGGCGCTCTGGGTCGGGCGCAGGAACAGGACGGTGTCGATCTCGGGGAGGTCGAGGCCCTCGTTGAACAGGTCGGCTGCGAACAGGCAGTTGACCTCGCGGTTCCGCAGCTTCCGCAGCGCGTCGGCGCGCTCGGCCGCGGGCGTCGAACCGTCGACGGCGAGGCTGGGGATCCCGGCCCGGGTGAACGCCGCGGCCATGTAGCGGGCGTGGGCGACGGAGACGCAGAACCCCAACGCGCGCATGAGCGACACGTCGGTGACCTTGTCCTTCGTCTCTCGCACGATCTTCGCCGCCCGCGCGTCGTTGCCGGTGTACACCGCGTCGAGCGAGGCGACGTCGTACGAGCCGCGCTTCCACCCGACACCGGTCAGGTCGACGTCGTCGGCCACCCCGAAGTAGTGGAACGGCACGAGGAGGTCGGCGCTGAGCGCGTCCCACAGCCGCAGCTCGTAGGCGGTGCGGCCGCCGAACCGGTCGCGGACGTCGGTGCCGTCGGTGCGCTCGGGAGTCGCGGTGAGCCCGAGGAGCTCGCGCGGGGCGAGGTGGTCGAGCAGCCGCCGGTAGGTCGGGGCCTCGGCGTGGTGGAACTCGTCGACGACCACGACGTCGAAGTGGTCGGCGGGCAGCCGGTCCACCCCGTACGCCGCCAGCGACTGCACGCTCGCGAACACGTGCTCCCACCGCTCCGGCCGTTCCCCGCCGACGTGGACCTCGCCGAACGTGCCGTCGGCCAGCACCTCGCGGTACATCCGCCGCGACTGCTCGAGGATCTCCCTGCGGTGGGCGACGAACAGCAGCCGCGCGCGGGGCAGCGTCGTGCGCAGCCGGGCGTAGTCGAGCGCGGCCACCACGGTCTTGCCCGTGCCGGTCGCGGCCACGACGAGGTTGCGGTGGCGGTCGTGTAGGGTCCGCTCCGCGTCCAGCGCGTCGAGGATCATCGACTGGTGCGGGTGCGGGCGGACCTCCAGCCCGGACACCGCGGAGACCTCGATCCGGTCGCGACCCAGGGCGTCGCGCATGCGGTCGTGGTCACGGTCCGGGTCGTAGTCGACGAACGACGGATCGGCCCAGTAGCTGTCGAACGTGCCGGCGAACTTGCGCACGAGGTCGGGCGTGGCGATCGAGGACAGCCGGACGTTCCACTCCAGCCCGTCCACCAGCGCCGACCGCGACAGGTTGCTGCTGCCGACGAACGCGGTGTCGAACCCGGTGTTCCGCCGGAACAGCCACGCCTTGGCGTGCAGCCGCGTCGTCGTCGTCTCGTAGCTGACCTTCACCTGCCCGCCGAACCGGCGGACCAGCGCGTCGACGGCCCGCTGCTCCG
This sequence is a window from Pseudonocardia petroleophila. Protein-coding genes within it:
- a CDS encoding DUF3427 domain-containing protein; the encoded protein is MMQPLPEGVYESLRTAALDEDLARSAELTPRFAVVDPADEPHVLARHVGSAVARALEGERDPARRLALVNDLLGRVAAEEQRVGTSAEHLVTLSRETAPGVHRLERPLTPLSSAALLTNARGEPSLMTELRAELASADRVDLLCAFVRWAGIRVLEEQLDALHRRGVPFRVITTTYVGATEQRAVDALVRRFGGQVKVSYETTTTRLHAKAWLFRRNTGFDTAFVGSSNLSRSALVDGLEWNVRLSSIATPDLVRKFAGTFDSYWADPSFVDYDPDRDHDRMRDALGRDRIEVSAVSGLEVRPHPHQSMILDALDAERTLHDRHRNLVVAATGTGKTVVAALDYARLRTTLPRARLLFVAHRREILEQSRRMYREVLADGTFGEVHVGGERPERWEHVFASVQSLAAYGVDRLPADHFDVVVVDEFHHAEAPTYRRLLDHLAPRELLGLTATPERTDGTDVRDRFGGRTAYELRLWDALSADLLVPFHYFGVADDVDLTGVGWKRGSYDVASLDAVYTGNDARAAKIVRETKDKVTDVSLMRALGFCVSVAHARYMAAAFTRAGIPSLAVDGSTPAAERADALRKLRNREVNCLFAADLFNEGLDLPEIDTVLFLRPTQSATVFLQQLGRGLRRARGKAVLTVLDFIGRHRQEFRFDVRYRALTGSTRKGLVDDIERGFPFLPSGSQLVLDRVVEKIVLDNVRQQLRITRRALVADVRSHGDLALARYLEESGRELVDVYRSGSWTGLRRDAGLPTLPAGPDEVALLKKAVAFAHVDDRERAEVYAALADPDGPAYDDLTAREQCLARMLFFLLWPDRGGHASYQDGLAHLRRHPAVCAEIRELVEMQFDRVRHVPRPLGEGLLHVPLLSHAHYRREEVLAALGWASLTRKAHGHAQGVAWAPETGTDALLVNLRKTERDFSPTTMYRDFAFSPDRFHWESPNATTVASGPGQRYLTGTSHVALFVRETPTDDLGPAPFLCLGLCRYVEHSGERPIAITWSLDRAMPAEVFRAASVVAS